The Sedimentisphaera salicampi genome includes a region encoding these proteins:
- a CDS encoding DUF4372 domain-containing protein, which yields MSRSFGIDKQSRTFSCWSHIVSMLHVQIAHSLSLNDVADTLLFPPLDI from the coding sequence TTGTCTCGGTCTTTCGGTATTGACAAGCAATCACGAACATTTTCGTGCTGGTCTCACATTGTATCTATGCTTCATGTCCAGATTGCTCACAGCCTCTCGCTGAACGACGTTGCCGACACATTGCTGTTTCCACCGTTAGACATATAA
- a CDS encoding tagaturonate epimerase family protein has translation MELGKYSFGVGDRFGCQGKWQLKAVMQAKEAGIDIVPVWNKSHREHKAIGSRPEDVRLEADKSVESLGWQGAYHVDADHINMGSVSEFIGCSDFFTLDIGDYIGAAPQKQAKEKFTEIAFEYAGKLTIPMLEEEYQITPQDIEAIADKYLYAVKEAGKIYRTIEKAKGRDSFITEVSMDETKSPQTPAELFFIMLMISQEGIPAQTIAPKFTGRFNKGVDYVGDASDFEKEFNQDIAVVQFAAEEFGLPKDIKLSVHSGSDKFSIYKPINKALKKFNAGVHVKTAGTTWLEELIGLAEAGGGGLEIAKRIYKESLERFDELTAPYWSVIDISKERLPTAEEIQRWSSDKFADAIRHEPDSKGFNPDMRQLLHVGYKIAAEMGEEYTLALDQYENCISRNVTNNIYNRHILPLFG, from the coding sequence ATGGAATTAGGGAAATACTCATTCGGTGTTGGAGACCGCTTTGGCTGTCAGGGTAAATGGCAGCTCAAAGCAGTTATGCAGGCAAAAGAGGCGGGGATTGATATTGTGCCGGTGTGGAATAAATCGCACCGTGAACACAAGGCAATCGGCAGCCGCCCTGAGGATGTAAGGCTTGAGGCGGATAAAAGCGTAGAATCTCTCGGCTGGCAGGGGGCTTATCACGTGGATGCAGACCATATCAATATGGGCAGCGTATCGGAGTTTATCGGATGCAGCGACTTCTTCACGCTCGACATTGGCGACTATATCGGAGCGGCCCCGCAAAAGCAGGCAAAGGAGAAATTCACCGAAATCGCCTTTGAGTATGCCGGCAAACTGACAATCCCTATGCTCGAAGAAGAATATCAGATTACGCCGCAAGATATAGAAGCAATTGCAGATAAGTATCTCTACGCGGTAAAAGAGGCTGGGAAAATCTATCGCACAATAGAGAAGGCCAAGGGCAGAGACAGCTTTATCACCGAGGTTTCTATGGATGAAACCAAATCCCCTCAAACCCCCGCAGAGCTGTTTTTCATAATGCTTATGATTTCTCAAGAGGGCATCCCTGCGCAAACGATAGCCCCGAAATTTACCGGACGCTTCAACAAGGGAGTTGACTACGTGGGAGATGCCTCAGACTTTGAGAAAGAATTCAATCAGGATATAGCCGTAGTTCAGTTTGCGGCTGAGGAATTTGGCCTGCCGAAAGATATCAAGCTCAGCGTTCATTCCGGCAGTGATAAATTTTCGATTTACAAACCAATCAATAAGGCATTGAAGAAATTTAATGCTGGCGTTCACGTTAAAACTGCCGGCACAACTTGGCTTGAAGAGCTTATTGGCCTTGCTGAAGCCGGCGGAGGCGGCCTTGAAATTGCAAAACGCATTTATAAGGAGTCTCTGGAGAGATTTGATGAGCTAACTGCCCCATACTGGTCTGTTATCGATATAAGCAAAGAACGCCTGCCTACCGCAGAAGAGATTCAACGCTGGAGCTCGGATAAATTCGCTGATGCTATCCGCCATGAGCCCGATTCGAAGGGTTTCAATCCAGATATGCGTCAATTGCTGCATGTTGGCTATAAGATTGCTGCTGAAATGGGAGAAGAATATACTCTTGCGCTGGATCAATACGAAAACTGCATTTCCAGAAATGTTACGAACAACATATATAATCGCCATATTCTTCCGCTGTTTGGCTGA